The DNA sequence TCGGAAATTCTGGTGCGCATGAATACAAGTGCCCCTGTGTTGTCGGCACTGCGGCACGGTGGGTAGCTGAAATCTTGCTTGATGAACAGCTGATCTAAAGATAGACAGCTTATTAGAACATTATGGAGGTAAGAGCGATGAAGAAAATGTTATCAAGTGTAATGGCATTAGTTTTATTCTTAGTCCCGTTCTTCGTTAGCGCAGAAGGTTCGCAGGAACGCACGGCGGAGAGTAAGAGCAAGGAAGAGGTTGTCATCGGATTCTCTTTCCCTACATTGCGTGAGGAGCGTTGGGCTGCTGAAAAGGAAATTGCTATTGCATATGCAAAGCAGCAAGGTGTGAAGCTTATTGTCCAGGATGCCGATACCGATGCAAATGTACAGAATCAACAAATAGATAATCTGATAACTCAGGATGTGGATTGCCTCATTATCGGTCCTCAGGATGTTAATGCAATGTCTTCGAGTCTGGATGCCGCAAAGGAGGCCGGTATTCCGGTGATTTCGTATCTGCGGCTCATTGATAATAAAGGACTCACAATGTTTGTGGGATACGATTTTACCATGATAGGCGAAGATATGGCGAAAAGTGCAACTAATAGTGTACCAGAAGGTAACTACGTCGTGATTGCAGGAGACTCGGGAGATAATGTCTCCTATCAGCTGCGGGATGGTTTCTACAATGTCATTCAGCCGAAGATTAACAGCGGTGATATCAGTGTGGTGTATGAGCAGTACATCGATACCTGGTCGCCGGAGAACGCCATGTCAAATATGGAAAACGCACTTACCAATGAACATAACAACATTCAGGCTGTATTAGTTGAAAACGACACCATGGCAGGAGCCTGCATACAGGCACTAAAGGCACAGGGCCTTGATGGAAAGGTTTTTGTAACAGGAATGGATGGCGATGTGGCTGCTCTCCAGAGGATTGCCGAAGGAAGTCAAAGCATGACTATGCTTTTCGAACATGATTTTATTGCGAAAGCTGCCGTCGATGCGGCGATAGATCTTGCAATGGGTGTGGACCATCAGGCTGTTAATGGAACCGTTGAGGCCGGTGGTGAGTCGGTTCCTGCTGTTCTTCTGTCTGCCAGTAAGATAACTTCTGATACTTTGTACGATATCGTGATCGGGAAAAAACTGCAAAAGATGGAAGATGTATACAAAAACGTTCCGAAAAATCGGTGGCCTAAGTAGCTGATGTATGCCCGGACTGCTCTATAGTCGTCCGGGCACTCTTTGTGTTTCTTGATCTTGCAAAATGGAGAGTTGTACGCATGGATAACCGTAGCTTTTTAGTATTTGAGAGAATAGTCAAAGGGTTTTCTGGTGTCGTTGTCCTGAATCAAGTAAGTTTTCGTGTTAACCGAGGCGAAGTCCATGCGATAGTCGGAGAAAACGGGGCCGGAAAATCTACCTTGATGAAAATATTGGCTGGAGTATATCCCTATGGCGAATATTCCGGCAGCGTCATGTTTAAAGGTGTTGAACAGCACAATAGGGACACCAAACAGGCTGAACAAGCGGGAATTAGCATCATATACCAGGAGCTTGAACTGATCCCCAATATGACAGTTTGTGAAAATATCTTCCTTGGAAATGAACCTGAAACGCATGGCGTTATTGACTATAACTGCATGCGAAATGAGTCAATCAAGATTCTTCAACAACTAAAATCCTCTATATCACCGGATATTCCTGTTGAGATGCTGAGTGTCGGACAACAGCAAATCGTTGCAATTGCAAAGGCAATTTCCAAAAACGTCGAGGTGATCATATTTGATGAACCTACTTCGGCCCTACCTGATTCCGACGCTCTCATTCTCTTCGACATCATACGTTCTTTAAAGAATGACGGCATTACCTGTCTGTATATTTCGCACAAGATTAATCGTGTCCTGGAAATAAGCGATACCATAACAGTGTTAAGAGACGGGAAAAGTATAATAACGGCCCCCAGAAGGGAGTTTGATGAGCATCTCATAATCAAACATATGGTAGGAAGGGATCTAACTGAGCAATATCCCCGAAAGGAACATTTCCCTTCGGATATTGTGATGGAGGTAAGAGACCTCAGTGTGTTTGACCCTGCGATCTCCAAGGTTTTGGTTGATCACGTCAGTTTTACCGTGAAAAAAGGTGAGATCCTGGGCTTTGCGGGACTTATGGGAGCCGGAAGAACGGAACTTTTCATGGGGTTATTCGGCGCATATGAGCGATACGAGATTTCGGGTACCGTCTTCATTCATGGACAAAAGATTAATATCCACAAACCGTATGATGCCATTAAAAAGGGTATTGGCTTGGTCGTTGAAGATCGAAAAGAACGGGGCCTTGTCATGTGTATGGATATTATAAGAAATTCTACCTTGGCAAATATTCCCAATATGGTTTCCTGGTTCAGGCAGATTGATTCCAATAAAGAGATTCGTGAAACCGAGACATATGCAAAGAAACTTTCTTTAAAGTACTCCGGATTAGAGCAGCTGGTCCAGAACCTCAGTGGTGGTAATCAACAGAAGGTTGTCATCGCAAAATCGCTGATGACGAAACCTGATGTTCTCATTCTTGATGAGCCTACCAGAGGAATCGACGTAAAAGCAAAACATGACATATACGAAATTATGAACGATCTGATTGATCAGGGGGTTGCTATTGTCATGATCTCTTCGGAATTATCGGAGGTCATTGGCATGGCCGATAGAATTCTGGTCATGTGTGAAGGTCGCCTAACTGGTGAGCTTTCATATACAGAAGCAACTCAGGAACGCATTATGCAATATGCGACTGCATCGATATAGGAGAATACACAAATGAAGTCTTTGCAAACCAATTCTTTGGAAAATCGATACACGCTAATCAAAGGTATACGATCCTATGCAATGGTGGGGGCCTTGATCGTCATCTGGGTACTCTTTGCCATATTAACCGGTGGTACGTTTCTTTCAGTGCGAAATCTTTCCAACCTTTTTCGGCTTACCGGTATAAAAGGTATTCTGGTAATCGGCATGGTCGGCTGCCTTGTGTCAGGAGAGTTTGATCTTTCAATAGGATCTGTTGTCGGGGTAACCGGTGCCATTACCGCCTTGCTACAAACGCAGTATGATATGAATTGTGTATGTGCCATCGCTATTTCACTTTTGGCCGGATTACTCATAGGTGTGTGGCAGGGCTATTGGATAGCATATCAAAATGTTCCGGCTTTTATTGTGACCCTGGGGGGAATGATGATTTTTCGCGGGGCCACTGTTTTAGTAACGAAAGGATGTTCGATTCCCGTTTCCAATCCTGATTTTGCGCTGCTCGGGCAGGAATACCTTCCCGGATGGCTAAGCATCCTTCTCGGTATTATATGTATTGGCGGTTTTATATTCTTTGAACAGGGCATGCGGCGTAGGCGATCCTCATATGGCTTTGATATTACATCAAAAAGAGTACTCTTCGGAAAGTATTTCTTGGTACTAGTGTTGGTAGGAGGTTTTGTTTTCGGATTTAATTCGTATCAAGGTATTCCTGTTCCGGTGCTCATTTTGCTTATTCTCTATTTCATCTTTGCCTTTTTGTACAACAAGACACAATACGGCAGGTATATATATGCTGTAGGCGGTAATAGTAAGGCCGCGAAATTATCGGGTATTGATATTCGAAAGGTATATATGAAGGTCTTTGTTATGATGGGTTTTCTTTCGGCTGTGGCCAGCAATGTATTAACTTCAAGACTGGCATCTGCCACGCCGAATGCTGGAAATTCATTTGAGATGGATAGTATTGCGGCATGCGTCATAGGAGGAATTAGTCTGACCGGAGGACGGGGTATGCTCTTCGGAGCATTGGTCGGAGCTCTCGTTATGACAAGTCTTGGCAATGGAATGAGCCTGCTAAATCTGACTGCCGCCTGGCAGGATGTGATAAAGGGGCTGATATTACTTATGGCGGTTTGGTTTGATGTGTCCAGTAACAAACAGAATCGATAAAGGAAACAGAAGGGCAGAATGATGGACGGATGTATTGATACCCATAGATTAGAACAGCTACGCTATATATATAGCAAAACATTGCTCAATGATGTGGTCCCATTTTGGATGAAATTTTCCATTGATAGAAAAAACGGCGGTTATTTTCATTATCTTGACCGCGATGGAAGCTTGCTGTGTTCCGATAAAGCTGTCTGGCTGCAGAATCGTTCATTGTGGTTCTTTTCAAAATTATATAATGAGATAGAAAAGAATGATGAATGGTTTGCTGCTGCAAAGAATGGCTATGAGTTTATTAAAAATCACTGTATAGATTCCGACGGACGGATGTTCTTTCTTGTGGATAAACAAGGAAGGAAATTACGAAAACGAAGGTACTGGTTTACCGAAACTTTTGGTGTATTGGGGCTAAGTGAATATGCAAAGGCTGCAAATGATCGCGAAGCCTATGAACTGGCTTTACAAACCTACAAGCTTATTGTCCATTTGTATCATCACCCCGAGGAACTGCCTTCCAAATTTTATAGTGAAAACCGGAATATACGGAGTTTGACGGCCACCATGCTGCTTATGTCGACTACACAGGTCATCAGAGCAATGGATGTGGATAAAAATGTTTCATCAGATTTTTCTCAGGTAATCGATACCTGCATCGGAGATATTCAGCGCTACTTTTTTAAGCCCAATGAGAGGGCGCTTCTTGAGACTGTCGCACAAGATGGTTCTGTCATTAATACTCCGGACGGGAGGACCATAAACCCCGGGCATTCAATTGAGACGGCTTGGTTTCTTATGCAGGAGGGGCTGTATCGTGGTAACAGAGATACCATTGCTCTGGGCTTACAAATCCTTGATGCATCTTTGGAACGGGGATGGGACGAAACATACGGAGGCT is a window from the Sediminispirochaeta bajacaliforniensis DSM 16054 genome containing:
- a CDS encoding AGE family epimerase/isomerase, which produces MKFSIDRKNGGYFHYLDRDGSLLCSDKAVWLQNRSLWFFSKLYNEIEKNDEWFAAAKNGYEFIKNHCIDSDGRMFFLVDKQGRKLRKRRYWFTETFGVLGLSEYAKAANDREAYELALQTYKLIVHLYHHPEELPSKFYSENRNIRSLTATMLLMSTTQVIRAMDVDKNVSSDFSQVIDTCIGDIQRYFFKPNERALLETVAQDGSVINTPDGRTINPGHSIETAWFLMQEGLYRGNRDTIALGLQILDASLERGWDETYGGLFSFVDLEGKPSEHVEWDMKYWWPHTESLYALLLAYVITKDDKYLASYDEVHAWTFSHFPDYEYGEWYGYLHRDGSIALPIKGSAWKGTLHLPRLLIQGMALIDDCINQ
- a CDS encoding sugar ABC transporter permease produces the protein MKSLQTNSLENRYTLIKGIRSYAMVGALIVIWVLFAILTGGTFLSVRNLSNLFRLTGIKGILVIGMVGCLVSGEFDLSIGSVVGVTGAITALLQTQYDMNCVCAIAISLLAGLLIGVWQGYWIAYQNVPAFIVTLGGMMIFRGATVLVTKGCSIPVSNPDFALLGQEYLPGWLSILLGIICIGGFIFFEQGMRRRRSSYGFDITSKRVLFGKYFLVLVLVGGFVFGFNSYQGIPVPVLILLILYFIFAFLYNKTQYGRYIYAVGGNSKAAKLSGIDIRKVYMKVFVMMGFLSAVASNVLTSRLASATPNAGNSFEMDSIAACVIGGISLTGGRGMLFGALVGALVMTSLGNGMSLLNLTAAWQDVIKGLILLMAVWFDVSSNKQNR
- a CDS encoding sugar ABC transporter substrate-binding protein, whose product is MKKMLSSVMALVLFLVPFFVSAEGSQERTAESKSKEEVVIGFSFPTLREERWAAEKEIAIAYAKQQGVKLIVQDADTDANVQNQQIDNLITQDVDCLIIGPQDVNAMSSSLDAAKEAGIPVISYLRLIDNKGLTMFVGYDFTMIGEDMAKSATNSVPEGNYVVIAGDSGDNVSYQLRDGFYNVIQPKINSGDISVVYEQYIDTWSPENAMSNMENALTNEHNNIQAVLVENDTMAGACIQALKAQGLDGKVFVTGMDGDVAALQRIAEGSQSMTMLFEHDFIAKAAVDAAIDLAMGVDHQAVNGTVEAGGESVPAVLLSASKITSDTLYDIVIGKKLQKMEDVYKNVPKNRWPK
- a CDS encoding sugar ABC transporter ATP-binding protein — encoded protein: MDNRSFLVFERIVKGFSGVVVLNQVSFRVNRGEVHAIVGENGAGKSTLMKILAGVYPYGEYSGSVMFKGVEQHNRDTKQAEQAGISIIYQELELIPNMTVCENIFLGNEPETHGVIDYNCMRNESIKILQQLKSSISPDIPVEMLSVGQQQIVAIAKAISKNVEVIIFDEPTSALPDSDALILFDIIRSLKNDGITCLYISHKINRVLEISDTITVLRDGKSIITAPRREFDEHLIIKHMVGRDLTEQYPRKEHFPSDIVMEVRDLSVFDPAISKVLVDHVSFTVKKGEILGFAGLMGAGRTELFMGLFGAYERYEISGTVFIHGQKINIHKPYDAIKKGIGLVVEDRKERGLVMCMDIIRNSTLANIPNMVSWFRQIDSNKEIRETETYAKKLSLKYSGLEQLVQNLSGGNQQKVVIAKSLMTKPDVLILDEPTRGIDVKAKHDIYEIMNDLIDQGVAIVMISSELSEVIGMADRILVMCEGRLTGELSYTEATQERIMQYATASI